In Colletotrichum higginsianum IMI 349063 chromosome 1, whole genome shotgun sequence, one genomic interval encodes:
- a CDS encoding Sterol 3-beta-glucosyltransferase, whose product MATPGPAGAATVSFGGEDDVKRRVGKKLQKKRHEPNNTPAMELPERLKDGDDSRDEDLVPTQGPPMFMNMNQSIFGLIAAAGSRVDFHDRFESSDEESADDDDDRRPDHAAAADKAPGLGHFLHRKQRRHNNESDISKTTVLKKDSSSKSEKHRRKISGSKLLRSLPALPRLPRHKSKKEKSKLGQQQQEMESSSHQAPSDASEAYSTQRTDGIREENEGEEDDEEDDDDDDDGDHRLAPVMSRMLEAKAEMSARPSFDVDRRSADQLTYSDSAESNATALARRLQDIFEFDHPEVVIEEYPCWLLQSVLLQGYMYITAKHICFYAYLPKKAPQHEVVKSGYLSKSGKRNPKYNRYWFRLKGDVLAYYKDPSNVYFPSGQIDLRYGISASVNDKKDGLGFTVVTHHRTYHFKADSAPSAKEWVKSLQRVIFRSHNEGDSVKISLPIENVIDIEDTQMLEFADTCKIRVIDNDETYAIDEYFFSFFSFGKDAINVLKILIEDASSNARDTAKLKAAAAAAASQQQQQQQQQQQHEEEKQPVTASARSSMSASRRAAAPLKLRTSKLPDAVKATLSPLSAQAHSPSALSPRASMDAARSSFDAFRGFRRRSLDLSTIIRDSSPRRSFSGNRRSMSRNRLDDSRHAPHHQDHQGSTDSYVQSSMEDPSYSGMVASSSEDPSASQILRGSDVFQNPTMRRSTSISRTDQDKSQRSRGQRTPPSLAAYSRQHAATTGSINDGDKPPATPTLQSITKMGAFPLQRVGAFAEYLNSTSSKLGSMLATESMGYVEKVSGMWRGGRKHYDAPPEIKTDDEDLYEDAEGKIQTSMDRFRAHFALPETEKLQATYFGYILRVLPLYGKIYISDKSFCFRSLLPGTRTKLILPLKDIENVDKEKGFRFGYSGLVIVIRGHEEVFFEFGQAELRDDCAVTLLQGLETTRYLKETGDLDMEEKEEEENAMAERDALKEARQIEEFHDHELRLPKESSGVSDAPTILFDDPKASFLNFKPPHSMKITCLTIGSRGDVQPYIALCKGLIAEGHRPRIATHGEFKDWIEGHGIEFTKVEGDPGELMRLCIENGTFTWAFLREANSMFRGWLDELLVSAWEACQGSDLLIESPSAMAGIHIAEKLSIPYFRAFTMPWTRTRAYPHAFVMPEYKMGGAYNYMTYVMFDNIFWKATAHQVNRWRNNTLKLPNTSLEKMQPNKVPFLYNFSEYVVAPPLDFSDWIRVTGYWFLDEGSDFQPPQDLTDFIAKARADEKKLVYVGFGSIIVNDTAKMTQEVIDAVLKADVRCILSKGWSDRVAKQDDDAGATGAADAGSKKDEPVMPPEIFVIKSAPHDWLFSQIDAAAHHGGSGTTGASLRAGIPTIIRPFFGDQFFFGARVEDIGVGICLKKWGAVSFARALWEATHNDRMIVKARVLGEQIRGERGVENAIQCIYRDMEYATSLIKRKAGKHAQSEEYDDEEAEESWTFIGNDEPDPDMTTKKLSEMGAPPGLPEPKPLGTRVMRMSPSASQQQVA is encoded by the exons atggcgacgCCTGGCCCCGCGGGTGCCGCGACCGTCAgcttcggcggcgaagacgatgtcAAGCGCCGCGTCGGCAAGAAGCTCCAGAAGAAGCGCCACGAGCCAAACAACACACCAGCTATGGAACTGCCCGAAAGGTTaaaggacggcgacgacagcaGAGACGAGGATTTGGTTCCGACCCAGGGCCCGCCCATGTTCATGAACATGAACCAGTCCATATTTggcctcatcgccgccgccggttcCCGCGTCGACTTCCACGACCGCTTCGAGTCCAGCGACGAAGAaagcgccgacgacgatgacgatcgCCGACCcgaccacgccgccgccgcagacaAGGCCCCCGGTCTCGGCCATTTCCTCCATCGCAAACAGCGCCGACACAACAACGAGTCCGACATCTCCAAGACCACTGTACTAAAGAAGGATTCCTCCTCCAAGTCCGAGAAACACCGCCGCAAGATCTCCGGCTCCAAGCTCCTCCGCTCGCTGCCGGCCCTCCCGCGTCTGCCGCGACACAAgtccaagaaggagaagtcCAAACTGGggcagcaacaacaagaaatggaatcctcctcccaccaaGCTCCGAGCGACGCCTCTGAGGCCTACTCGACCCAGCGCACCGACGGTATAAGAGAAGAAAatgagggcgaggaggacgacgaggaggatgatgacgacgatgacgatggagaCCACCGCCTAGCCCCCGTCATGAGCAGGATGCTTGAAGCCAAAGCCGAAATGTCGGCGCGGCCCAGCTTCGATGTCGACCGCCGCTCCGCCGACCAGCTCACCTACAGCGACTCGGCCGAGTCCAACGCCACCGCGCTGGCCCGCCGCCTGCAGGACATTTTCGAGTTTGACCACCCAGAGGTCGTGATAGAAG AGTACCCTTGCTGGCTGCTCCAGAGCGTCCTCCTGCAGGGCTACATGTACATCACGGCGAAGCACATTTGCTTCTACGCTTACCTTCCCAAGAAGGCG CCGCAGCACGAGGTTGTCAAGTCGGGCTATCTGTCCAAGAGCGGCAAACGCAACCCCAAGTACAACCGATACTGGTTCCGCCTCAAGGGCGACGTTCTGGCCTACTACAAGGACCCCTCCAACGTCTATTTCCCGAGCGGCCAGATCGACCTCCGCTACGGCATCTCGGCCAGCGTCAACGACAAGAaggacggcctcggcttcACCGTCGTCACACATCACCGCACATACCACTTCAAGGCCGACAGCGCACCGAGCGCCAAGGAATGGGTCAAGAGCCTGCAGAGGGTCATCTTCCGCTCCCACAACGAGGGCGACAGCGTCAAGATCTCGCTGCCCATCGAGAACGTCATCGACATCGAGGACACCCAGATGCTCGAGTTTGCCGACACGTGCAAGATCCGCGTCATTGATAACGACGAGACGTACGCCATCGACGagtacttcttctccttcttcagcttcgGCAAGGACGCCATCAACGTCCTCAAGATCCTGATCGAGGATGCCTCGTCCAATGCCAGGGACACGGCGAAActgaaggccgccgccgccgccgccgcctcgcagcagcagcagcagcaacaacagcagcagcagcatgaAGAGGAGAAGCAGCCCGTCACCGCCTCTGCGCGCAGCTCCATGAGCGCAAGCAgacgcgccgccgcgccgctgAAGCTGAGGACCAGCAAGCTccccgacgccgtcaaggccacTCTCTCGCCCCTGTCTGCTCAAGCTCATAGCCCGTCGGCTCTCAGCCCTCGCGCCAGCATGGATGCTGCGCGGTCCAGCTTCGACGCCTTTCGCGGTTTCCGTCGCAGGAGTCTGGATCTTTCCACCATTATCCGGGACTCGTCGCCCCGGCGTAGCTTCAGCGGCAATCGGCGTTCCATGAGCAGAAACCGGCTCGACGACTCCCGGCACGCGCCGCACCACCAAGACCACCAGGGTTCCACCGACTCGTACGTGCAGTCGTCCATGGAGGACCCGAGCTACTCGGGCATggtcgcctcgtcgagcgAGGACCCTTCGGCGAGCCAGATACTGCGGGGTAGCGACGTGTTCCAGAACCCTACGATGCGCCGGTCCACCTCGATCTCTCGCACGGATCAGGACAAGAGCCAGCGAAGTCGGGGGCAGAgaacccctccctctctggCCGCATACAGCCGACAGCATGCCGCGACTACTGGCTCCATCAACGATGGCGACAAGCcaccggcgacgccgacccTCCAGAGCATCACCAAGATGGGCGCGTTCCCGCTGCAACGCGTGGGCGCCTTTGCCGAGTACCTCAACAGCACTAGCAGTAAGTTGGGCTCGATGCTGGCGACGGAATCCATGGGCTACGTGGAAAAGGTCTCGGGCATGTGGCGAGGTGGCCGCAAGCACTACGACGCTCCGCCCGAGATCAaaaccgacgacgaggatctctatgaggatgccgagggcaAGATCCAGACGTCCATGGACCGCTTCCGCGCGCACTTTGCGCTgcccgagacggagaagctTCAAGCCACCTACTTCGGCTACATCCTGCGTGTCCTGCCGCTGTACGGCAAGATCTACATCAGCGACAAGTCCTTCTGCTTCCGAAGCTTGTTGCCGGGAACGAGAACGAAGCTCATCCTTCCCCTCAAGGACATTGAGAACGtggacaaggagaaggggtTCCGCTTCGGCTACTCAGGCCTGGTTATCGTCATCCGGGGTCACGAGGAGGTCTTCTTCGAGTTTGGCCAGGCCGAACTTCGGGACGACTGCGCCGTCACGTTGTTGCAGGGCCTGGAGACGACGCGCTATCTGAAGGAGACGGGAGACCTGGACatggaagaaaaagaagaagaagagaatgCCATGGCCGAGCGCGACGCGCTGAAGGAGGCGCGCCAGATCGAAGAGTTCCACGACCACGAACTGCGTCTGCCGAAGGAGAGCTCGGGTGTCAGTGATGCCCCGACAATCCTGTTCGACGACCCCAAGGCCTCGTTCCTCAACTTCAAGCCGCCCCATTCCATGAAGATCACCTGCCTAACGATCGGTTCCAGAGGCGACGTCCAGCCCTACATTGCCCTGTGCAAGGGCTTGATCGCCGAGGGCCACCGGCCCCGTATCGCCACCCATGGCGAATTCAAGGACTGGATCGAGGGGCACGGCATCGAGTTCACCAAGGTCGAAGGCGACCCCGGTGAGCTCATGCGGCTCTGCATCGAGAACGGCACTTTTACCTGGGCCTTTTTGAGAGAGGCGAACTCGATGTTCCGCGGCTGGCTCGATGAGCTGCTGGTGTCGGCGTGGGAGGCCTGCCAGGGCTCCGATCTTCTGATCGAGAGCCCCAGTGCCATGGCCGGCATCCACATTGCCGAGAAGCTCTCGATCCCCTACTTCCGAGCCTTCACGATGCCCTGGACCCGGACGAGAGCCTACCCTCATGCCTTCGTCATGCCCGAGTACAAAATGGGTGGTGCGTACAACTACATGACGTACGTCATGTTCGACAACATTTTCTGGAAGGCCACGGCGCACCAGGTCAACCGCTGGCGCAACAACACGCTCAAGCTGCCCAACACAAGCCTCGAGAAGATGCAGCCGAACAAGGTGCCGTTCCTCTACAACTTCTCCGAGTACGTCGTCGCGCCGCCCCTGGACTTCTCCGACTGGATCCGCGTCACCGGATACTGGTTCCTGGACGAAGGGTCGGATTTCCAGCCGCCGCAGGATCTCACCGACTTCATCGCCAAGGCGAGggcggacgagaagaagctcgtctACGTCGGGTTCGGctccatcatcgtcaacgacACGGCCAAGATGACCCAAGAGGTCATTGACGCCGTTCTGAAGGCCGATGTCCGCTGCATCCTGTCCAAGGGCTGGTCGGACCGCGTGGCCAagcaagacgacgacgccggtgccaccggcgccgccgacgctggCTCGAAGAAGGACGAACCGGTCATGCCGCCCGAGATTTTTGTCATCAAGAGCGCACCCCACGACTGGCTGTTTTCGCAGATCGACGCGGCCGCCCACCACGGCGGATCCGGCACGACGGGCGCCAGCTTGAGGGCGGGCATCCCCACCATCATCCGACCGTTCTTCGGCGACCAGTTCTTCTTTGGGGCCCGCGTGGAAGACATTGGCGTCGGTATCTGCTTGAAGAAATGGGGGGCTGTTTCTTTCGCTCGTGCCCTTTGGGAAGCCACGCACAACGACCGCATGATCGTCAAGGCTCGTGTACTCGGGGAGCAAATCCGCGGT GAACGCGGCGTGGAAAACGCCATCCAGTGCATCTACCGCGACATGGAGTACGCGACGAGCTTAATCAAGCGAAAGGCGGGCAAACACGCACAGTCAGAAGAAtatgacgacgaggaagccgaggagagCTGGACCTTCATAGGAAACGACGAGCCCGACCCGGacatgacgacgaagaagctgTCAGAGATGGGGGCGCCTCCCGGCCTGCCGGAACCCAAGCCCCTCGGGACGAGGGTGATGCGcatgtcgccgtcggcctcgcagCAGCAGGTA